One part of the Candidatus Kouleothrix ribensis genome encodes these proteins:
- a CDS encoding phosphotransferase: protein MLDITLSTEFTPGTNLKGEVAGANWLFLLPRMDLDLVVCLGMPTPAGLVALARMTGEVAVCAAGPERERLAALAKQYGLANVRVLTGTLGLNAGSVALVLIAGAAELARFGEDAAAVAELRRMLRPGGLVYSEQPGLLAGKRERAAVQRLAEAVGAPQRFWLTPLSGEMHTAIPERDHATTSYFLRYGLTSRSVNLATLKRAVRARANGPGQPHAEAAGPAVASAVRPKRGLKAQVQRAARTTLVSVYNQVQHAFDGAEQRLNRSAMLGDLTRRYGLLINREHGERAGAPPRYLREIAQAAGVPIEQYRWGLSARGEYSSRKVLVFLFDRQSEQPEYIVKLTRDPALNPRLENEYRALRLLAEKGIGDGQTLPQAVFLGHHNRLAVVGETIVDGVPFEQRSNGTPACVFMRNAADWLTDMSVATIEREAATSAQAAAALGRLFERFAQIYPLSPEHRQFMAGQLGALAERAGAFPLVFQHGDPGTWNIWVTPAGRTAFLDWEAAEARGMPLWDLLYFIRTYGAWAARTTASGDITKGFAEQFLTNSPFNRLLAEATGRYCERVGLPTELIEPLFYTCWMHRGLKEATRLTPAQLARGHYFNVLRASIDGRAALQPLFRAGAHILS from the coding sequence ATGCTCGATATTACGCTGTCGACCGAATTTACTCCGGGAACAAATCTCAAAGGGGAAGTTGCCGGCGCCAACTGGCTGTTCTTACTACCACGAATGGATCTCGACCTGGTGGTGTGCCTTGGCATGCCTACGCCAGCCGGACTCGTGGCGCTTGCACGGATGACCGGTGAGGTGGCAGTATGCGCGGCCGGGCCTGAGCGCGAGCGGCTGGCGGCACTAGCCAAGCAGTATGGTCTGGCGAATGTACGCGTGCTTACCGGCACCCTTGGGCTGAATGCGGGTAGTGTGGCGTTGGTGCTGATCGCCGGCGCCGCCGAGCTGGCGCGGTTTGGCGAAGATGCCGCAGCAGTAGCCGAGCTGCGGCGCATGCTGCGGCCGGGCGGTCTAGTCTATAGCGAACAGCCGGGCCTGCTCGCCGGCAAACGCGAGCGGGCGGCAGTGCAGCGGCTGGCCGAGGCGGTGGGTGCGCCACAGCGCTTCTGGCTCACGCCGCTGAGCGGCGAGATGCATACCGCCATCCCCGAGCGCGATCATGCGACCACCAGCTACTTTCTGCGCTATGGCCTGACCAGCCGCTCGGTGAACCTGGCTACGCTGAAGCGTGCGGTGCGCGCGCGCGCCAATGGCCCAGGCCAGCCCCACGCCGAAGCTGCCGGCCCGGCTGTAGCCAGCGCGGTGCGGCCAAAGCGTGGCCTGAAGGCCCAGGTGCAGCGTGCGGCGCGTACGACACTGGTGTCGGTGTATAATCAGGTGCAGCATGCGTTCGACGGTGCCGAGCAGCGCTTGAACCGCAGCGCCATGCTCGGCGACCTGACGCGGCGCTATGGCCTGCTGATCAACCGCGAGCATGGCGAGCGCGCCGGCGCACCGCCGCGCTACCTGCGCGAGATTGCCCAGGCTGCCGGTGTACCGATCGAGCAGTATCGATGGGGGCTCTCGGCCCGTGGCGAATATAGCTCGCGCAAGGTACTGGTGTTTCTCTTCGACCGGCAGAGCGAGCAGCCTGAATATATTGTGAAGCTAACGCGCGACCCGGCGCTGAACCCACGGCTCGAGAACGAGTATCGTGCGCTGCGGCTGCTGGCCGAGAAGGGCATCGGCGACGGCCAGACGCTGCCGCAGGCGGTGTTCCTGGGCCATCACAACCGGCTGGCAGTGGTTGGCGAGACGATTGTAGATGGTGTGCCATTTGAGCAGCGCTCGAACGGCACGCCGGCCTGCGTGTTTATGCGCAACGCCGCCGACTGGCTGACCGACATGAGTGTGGCTACGATCGAGCGAGAGGCCGCGACCTCAGCGCAGGCCGCCGCCGCGCTCGGCCGGCTGTTCGAGCGCTTCGCGCAGATCTACCCGCTCTCGCCCGAGCACCGGCAGTTTATGGCCGGCCAGCTCGGCGCGCTGGCTGAGCGCGCCGGTGCGTTTCCGCTGGTATTCCAGCATGGCGACCCAGGCACCTGGAATATCTGGGTTACGCCGGCCGGGCGCACGGCGTTTCTCGATTGGGAGGCGGCCGAGGCGCGGGGCATGCCACTGTGGGATCTCTTGTATTTCATCCGCACCTACGGCGCGTGGGCGGCGCGCACCACTGCTTCGGGCGACATAACTAAAGGCTTTGCCGAGCAATTTCTGACCAACTCACCCTTCAATCGCCTGCTGGCCGAGGCGACCGGCCGCTACTGCGAGCGGGTCGGGCTGCCGACCGAGCTGATCGAGCCGCTGTTCTACACCTGCTGGATGCACCGCGGCTTGAAAGAGGCCACCCGGCTGACGCCTGCACAGCTGGCGCGCGGCCATTACTTCAATGTTTTGCGCGCCAGTATCGACGGGCGCGCGGCCCTGCAGCCGCTGTTCAGGGCGGGTGCGCACATATTGAGCTAA
- a CDS encoding flippase yields METVPSPAVEAAAIDTATRAKHNSTSRQIRGSSLMLVGRTISLMANFAIQVLIVRYLSKADYGVFAYAMSFVTLGQTVATFGLDRAITRFVPIYHERRDYQKMFGTILLVIGTIVSLGALMVIAAFAFQDVIGRTLLNENQGNKDQVIALLLILIGLAPVQALDDLIAAMFAIFASPRAIFFRKYILSPGLKLSVVLLLMLFRSDEFFLAAGYLAAGILGTSVYAFALVHTLKKQQLFAQFNFKSISVPARELFAFTIPLLTSDLVYVLMSSSDAVLLGHFRSTTEVAAFRAILPSAVLNQFVLQSFTILFTPIAARLFARNDYAGINNLYWQTAVWTSVLSFPIFALTFSLASPLTVLLYGEQYASSAVLLALLSFGYYFNAALGFNGLTLKVYGKLRYIVVINILAAVVNIAINLLLIPRYGALGAACGTCGTMVIHNLLKQAGLRFGTGISLFERKHLKVYASVVLAAAGLLAIQAVMPQNYSLAQPYVYASFGITAVVSVLVIGLNRKSLDIGQTFPELLKIPLMRKLFT; encoded by the coding sequence ATGGAAACGGTGCCATCGCCCGCAGTCGAAGCGGCTGCAATCGACACAGCAACGCGGGCGAAGCATAACTCGACCAGTCGCCAGATTCGTGGATCAAGCCTGATGCTGGTGGGCCGCACGATTTCGCTCATGGCGAACTTCGCGATCCAGGTGTTGATCGTGCGCTATTTGTCGAAGGCCGATTATGGCGTGTTTGCCTACGCCATGTCGTTTGTAACATTGGGTCAGACGGTTGCCACATTTGGGCTCGACCGCGCAATCACCCGATTTGTGCCGATCTACCACGAGCGCCGCGATTATCAGAAAATGTTTGGCACCATCCTGCTGGTGATCGGCACGATCGTGTCGCTGGGCGCGCTGATGGTGATCGCGGCGTTTGCATTTCAGGATGTGATCGGCCGGACGCTGTTGAACGAGAACCAGGGCAACAAAGACCAGGTGATTGCGCTGCTGTTAATCTTGATCGGCCTGGCGCCAGTGCAGGCGCTCGACGACCTGATCGCGGCGATGTTCGCCATCTTTGCCAGCCCGCGAGCGATCTTTTTTCGTAAATACATTCTTTCGCCGGGGCTTAAGCTCAGCGTGGTGCTGCTGCTCATGCTGTTCCGGAGCGATGAGTTCTTCCTGGCGGCGGGCTACCTGGCTGCCGGCATCCTTGGCACCAGCGTGTACGCGTTCGCGCTGGTGCATACCCTGAAGAAGCAGCAGCTGTTCGCGCAATTCAACTTCAAATCGATCTCGGTGCCGGCCCGCGAGCTGTTTGCATTTACCATCCCGCTGCTCACATCCGACCTGGTGTATGTGCTCATGAGCTCGTCGGACGCGGTGTTGCTGGGGCATTTTCGCAGCACGACCGAGGTAGCGGCCTTTCGGGCGATCTTGCCCTCGGCGGTGCTGAATCAGTTCGTGCTTCAGAGCTTCACGATTCTGTTTACACCGATCGCGGCACGCCTGTTTGCGCGCAACGACTACGCGGGTATCAATAATCTGTACTGGCAGACGGCAGTATGGACCTCGGTGCTGTCGTTCCCAATTTTTGCGCTCACATTTTCGCTGGCCAGCCCGTTAACCGTGCTGCTCTATGGCGAACAGTATGCCTCGTCGGCGGTTCTACTGGCGCTGCTTTCGTTCGGCTATTACTTCAACGCAGCGCTGGGATTCAACGGCCTGACCTTGAAAGTATATGGCAAGCTGCGCTATATTGTGGTGATAAACATTCTGGCGGCGGTGGTGAATATTGCGATCAATCTGCTGCTCATCCCGCGCTATGGCGCACTGGGCGCGGCCTGCGGCACATGCGGCACGATGGTGATCCATAACCTGTTGAAGCAGGCCGGCCTGCGCTTTGGCACCGGCATTAGCCTGTTCGAGCGCAAGCACCTGAAGGTGTATGCCAGCGTTGTGCTGGCTGCGGCGGGGCTGCTGGCCATCCAGGCGGTGATGCCGCAGAACTACTCGCTGGCCCAGCCGTATGTGTATGCGAGCTTTGGGATTACGGCGGTTGTGTCGGTGCTGGTGATCGGGCTGAATCGCAAATCGTTGGATATTGGGCAGACCTTTCCTGAGCTGCTGAAGATCCCGCTGATGCGCAAGCTGTTCACATAG
- a CDS encoding O-antigen ligase family protein: MFRADNVYQRHPALRHTMLVPILVLAGVAMLGLVAIGQAVLATTLVLTVLLTLAILAWPELGTLVVVFVLFTNAAVIAVKFHNVPDLIGASLPALLVFPLAAYLMFRRERLVINPILLPIFLFLGVQVVGAMFSDYKGTALSNVQTFLLEGLGLFFLITNVVRTPATLRRVTWTLLLAGAFIGGLSMYQQATRTYTNNYWGFAQPSEAVFNSNSDSLSGGVDQWRLAGQIGEKNRYAQVMLMLVPLGMFRVFGERKLVLRILAGGCTGLIAMGAALAFSRGAAVGFVLMLIIMVFMRYIKIYQVLIIAVGLYLLLLALPQYSQRLTSLEGFSALFSDAGSDAVASSDGATRSRLTEMGAAALVFLDHPVIGVGPGTFPNYYQQYSEVIGLRTLNEDRQAHNLYLSIAAETGVAGLACFLTTLYLILRNLARVRKRWMTDDPEIANMATAYMLSIVTYLTTGLFLHFAFIRYFWLIIALGGVVLYVAEQRAKQAKPAVAEASVATLARR, translated from the coding sequence ATGTTTCGAGCCGATAATGTATATCAGCGCCACCCGGCCTTGCGCCATACCATGCTGGTGCCGATCCTGGTGCTGGCCGGAGTAGCAATGTTGGGGCTGGTGGCGATCGGCCAGGCCGTGCTGGCGACCACGCTTGTGCTGACTGTGCTGCTGACGCTGGCCATCCTGGCGTGGCCCGAGCTTGGCACGCTGGTGGTGGTGTTCGTATTGTTCACCAACGCAGCTGTGATTGCGGTCAAGTTTCACAACGTGCCCGACCTGATCGGCGCCTCGCTGCCGGCGCTGCTGGTGTTTCCACTGGCGGCATACCTGATGTTCCGGCGTGAGCGGCTGGTGATCAACCCGATCTTGCTGCCGATCTTTCTGTTCCTGGGGGTGCAGGTGGTTGGCGCCATGTTCTCCGATTACAAAGGCACCGCGCTCAGTAATGTGCAGACGTTTCTGCTCGAGGGCCTGGGCCTGTTCTTCCTGATTACCAACGTGGTGCGCACGCCGGCCACACTGCGCCGTGTGACCTGGACGCTGCTGCTGGCCGGGGCATTTATCGGCGGCCTTTCGATGTACCAGCAGGCTACCCGTACCTACACCAACAACTACTGGGGCTTCGCGCAGCCAAGCGAGGCCGTCTTCAACTCCAACTCCGACAGCCTGAGCGGCGGCGTCGACCAGTGGCGCCTGGCCGGGCAGATCGGCGAGAAGAACCGCTATGCGCAAGTAATGCTCATGCTGGTGCCGCTAGGCATGTTCCGCGTGTTTGGCGAGCGCAAGCTGGTGCTGCGCATCCTGGCAGGTGGCTGCACCGGGCTGATCGCCATGGGTGCCGCGCTGGCCTTCTCGCGCGGCGCTGCCGTCGGCTTCGTGCTTATGCTGATCATTATGGTGTTCATGCGCTATATCAAAATATACCAGGTGCTGATCATTGCCGTAGGCCTGTACCTGCTGCTGCTGGCGTTGCCGCAGTACAGCCAACGCCTGACCTCGCTCGAAGGCTTCAGCGCGCTGTTCTCGGACGCGGGCAGCGATGCGGTGGCTTCGTCGGACGGTGCGACGCGCAGCCGCCTGACCGAGATGGGTGCGGCGGCGCTGGTGTTTCTCGACCACCCGGTGATCGGCGTGGGGCCTGGCACCTTCCCGAACTACTATCAGCAGTACTCCGAGGTGATTGGCCTGCGCACGCTGAACGAAGATCGCCAGGCGCATAACCTGTACTTGAGCATTGCGGCCGAGACCGGCGTGGCCGGCCTGGCCTGCTTCTTGACGACCCTATACCTGATCTTGCGCAACCTGGCGCGCGTGCGCAAGCGCTGGATGACCGACGACCCCGAGATTGCGAATATGGCCACGGCCTACATGCTCTCGATCGTCACCTACCTGACCACCGGGCTGTTCCTACACTTCGCGTTCATCCGTTACTTCTGGCTCATCATTGCGCTGGGCGGCGTGGTGCTGTATGTGGCCGAGCAGCGCGCCAAGCAGGCCAAGCCGGCAGTGGCCGAGGCCTCGGTAGCTACGCTGGCGCGGCGCTAG
- a CDS encoding glycosyltransferase family 2 protein — translation MIRLLELLFWITVALIGFTYILFPAIIFVRGRLVRKPYRSADITPPITMVIAAHNEAANIGAKIDNILAMDYPHEQLEVIIASDGSNDGTNEIVQGYAAQNVKLLALPRQGKAPALDAAVAAAHGDVLVFSDANSMYHPQALRALARPFADPEVGGVAGNQVYTAKKSASLSGDGEQSYWSFDRKLKQSQSSSGNAISATGAIYAIRRALFRGVPVGVTDDFAVSTDVIVQGYRLVFAPDAIAYEPVAGTGGIEFGRKVRVITRGLRGVLVVRRELLNPLRFGFYAFQLFAHKVLRRLVAFPLLLLLLLSPLLWGAGLIYQLATLAQLAFYGCALAGMLLNNHRLGRLKLLTIPFFFCMVNVASMIAAINLIRGRRIDFWEPQRQRQESAPTPEPAGQPNVASDRGQVISQ, via the coding sequence ATGATCAGGCTACTTGAGCTGCTGTTCTGGATCACAGTTGCGCTGATCGGCTTTACCTATATACTGTTTCCCGCGATCATCTTTGTGCGCGGTCGGCTGGTGCGCAAACCATATCGATCGGCCGACATTACACCGCCGATCACGATGGTGATCGCGGCGCATAACGAGGCCGCCAATATCGGCGCCAAGATCGACAATATTCTGGCGATGGACTACCCGCACGAGCAGCTCGAGGTGATCATCGCCTCGGACGGCTCGAACGACGGCACGAACGAGATTGTGCAGGGCTACGCGGCCCAGAATGTGAAGCTGCTGGCACTGCCGCGGCAGGGCAAGGCGCCCGCACTCGATGCGGCGGTGGCGGCGGCGCACGGCGACGTGCTGGTGTTCTCCGACGCGAACAGCATGTACCACCCGCAGGCGCTGCGCGCGCTGGCGCGGCCATTTGCCGACCCGGAGGTGGGCGGGGTGGCCGGCAACCAGGTGTATACCGCGAAGAAGAGTGCGAGCCTGAGCGGCGATGGCGAGCAGAGCTACTGGAGCTTCGACCGTAAGCTCAAGCAGTCGCAGAGCAGCTCGGGCAACGCGATCTCGGCCACCGGCGCAATCTACGCCATCCGCCGTGCGCTGTTTCGTGGCGTGCCGGTGGGCGTCACCGACGATTTCGCGGTGTCGACTGATGTGATTGTGCAGGGCTACCGCCTGGTATTCGCGCCCGACGCGATTGCGTACGAGCCAGTGGCCGGCACCGGCGGGATCGAGTTCGGCCGCAAAGTGCGCGTGATTACGCGCGGCCTGCGGGGCGTGCTGGTGGTGCGGCGCGAGCTGCTAAACCCGTTGCGCTTCGGCTTCTACGCCTTTCAGCTGTTCGCGCACAAAGTGCTGCGCCGGCTGGTGGCATTCCCGCTACTGCTGCTACTGCTGCTCAGCCCGCTGCTGTGGGGTGCCGGGCTGATCTACCAGCTGGCAACCCTGGCGCAGCTGGCGTTCTACGGCTGCGCGCTGGCAGGCATGCTACTGAATAACCACCGGCTGGGGCGTTTGAAACTATTGACCATCCCGTTTTTCTTCTGTATGGTGAATGTTGCATCGATGATCGCGGCGATTAATCTCATCCGCGGGCGCCGGATCGACTTCTGGGAACCGCAGCGCCAGCGCCAGGAGTCGGCGCCGACGCCCGAGCCGGCCGGCCAGCCGAATGTCGCGTCGGATCGCGGCCAGGTGATCTCGCAGTAG
- a CDS encoding glycosyltransferase, producing MVTAEQSVEQRPLGQPARSRAATSLKVAYIMSRFPKISETFVLYEMLALQQQGVNVEVFPLINERAKVVHAEAKPFVERAHYLPVLSLPIVRANLHFLRTRPAAYLRVWLEVLRGTFGSLNYTVGGLGIIPKAAKFAYDMQRLGVTHIHAHFANHPTVAALVVHRLTGIPFSFTAHAHDIYVDQHMLREKVRAAKFVVAISEYNKELIVRHAGADTRAKVQVVHCGVDTRLFQPRQSVASGAPFTIVCVGSLEEKKGQTYLLAACQILKQRGLRFVCHLIGDGQTRPALEAQISRDGLADVVRLAGSRPRDEVLSMLAQADVVALPSIRTASGKMEGIPVALMEPLACEVPVVSTRTSGIPELVEEGVTGLLVPPQDPLALADALQRLANDPELGRRLGRAGREKVLREFDLTDTTARLAQLMIGDAR from the coding sequence ATGGTCACAGCTGAACAGAGTGTCGAGCAGCGCCCGCTTGGGCAACCGGCCCGATCGCGCGCGGCAACATCATTAAAAGTTGCGTATATCATGTCGCGCTTTCCAAAGATCAGCGAGACATTTGTTTTATATGAGATGTTGGCACTGCAGCAGCAGGGCGTGAATGTCGAGGTATTTCCGCTGATCAACGAGCGCGCCAAGGTGGTGCATGCCGAGGCGAAACCGTTCGTCGAACGCGCGCACTACCTGCCGGTGCTGTCGCTGCCGATTGTGCGGGCCAACCTGCATTTCCTGCGTACGCGCCCGGCGGCCTACCTGCGGGTGTGGCTCGAGGTGTTGCGCGGCACCTTCGGCAGCCTGAATTACACCGTCGGCGGGCTGGGCATCATCCCAAAGGCGGCCAAATTCGCCTACGATATGCAGCGCCTCGGTGTGACGCATATACACGCCCATTTCGCCAACCACCCGACGGTGGCGGCGCTGGTGGTTCACCGGCTCACCGGCATACCGTTCAGCTTCACCGCACACGCGCACGATATCTACGTCGATCAGCATATGCTGCGCGAGAAGGTGCGTGCGGCCAAATTCGTGGTGGCGATCTCGGAATACAACAAAGAGCTGATCGTGCGGCACGCCGGCGCCGATACCCGCGCTAAGGTGCAGGTCGTGCACTGCGGCGTCGATACACGGCTGTTTCAGCCGCGCCAATCGGTCGCCAGCGGCGCGCCGTTCACGATCGTGTGCGTGGGCTCGCTCGAAGAGAAGAAGGGCCAGACCTACCTGCTCGCGGCATGCCAGATCCTGAAGCAGCGTGGGCTGCGATTTGTCTGCCACTTGATCGGCGACGGCCAGACGCGCCCGGCGCTCGAGGCCCAGATCAGCCGCGATGGCCTGGCTGATGTGGTGCGGCTGGCAGGCAGCCGCCCACGCGACGAAGTGCTGAGCATGCTGGCGCAGGCCGATGTGGTGGCGCTGCCGAGCATTCGCACTGCGTCGGGCAAGATGGAAGGCATCCCGGTAGCGCTCATGGAGCCGCTGGCCTGCGAAGTGCCGGTGGTGTCGACGCGCACCTCAGGTATTCCCGAGCTGGTCGAAGAAGGCGTAACCGGCCTGCTGGTGCCGCCACAGGACCCGCTTGCACTGGCCGATGCGCTGCAACGCCTGGCGAACGACCCTGAGCTCGGCCGCCGGCTTGGCCGGGCCGGGCGCGAGAAAGTGCTGCGCGAGTTCGACCTGACCGACACGACTGCCCGGCTGGCCCAACTGATGATTGGAGATGCACGATGA
- a CDS encoding glycosyltransferase has product MNILVVDRSPPCNLLQGNALIGQHLFRRLRHHQLTLVCPAPAGEIAHYQAELAQLFDAVHLVPRAKPVAALVGSFEPSLAQLGIRQAGSADPAAARALSRCVGQLLRQQSFDVIHTRQLPMAAITGGIDHPAKLLELIDSEALQAARRVRPGAPKTRLRAIAARMIEQRAVRMFQACTTVADADAQMIRSLAPKMPVHVVPNGVDAAYFSPLALPEQPDTVVFTGAMSFPPNVTAVLHYYRNILPLIRKELPQVRLVIAGRDPAPEIAALADDPFVTVTGFVDDIRPWLAQPCLMICPMTSGSGIKNKVLEAMAMARPVVSTRLGMEALEVTNWRELVVADQPAEFADAVLKLLRDAAMRARIGAAGRELVLRRYTWDACAASYDAIYTQLAARRTFTAPLPVYMPGRPGGRAE; this is encoded by the coding sequence ATGAACATTCTCGTCGTCGACCGCTCACCGCCCTGTAATTTGCTGCAAGGCAACGCACTGATCGGCCAGCACCTGTTTCGCCGGCTACGGCATCACCAACTGACACTGGTTTGCCCGGCCCCGGCCGGCGAGATCGCGCACTACCAGGCCGAGCTGGCGCAGCTGTTTGACGCCGTGCATCTGGTTCCACGCGCCAAGCCGGTTGCGGCACTGGTCGGGTCGTTCGAGCCATCGCTGGCACAGCTGGGCATCCGGCAGGCCGGCTCGGCCGACCCAGCAGCGGCGCGCGCGCTGTCTAGGTGCGTTGGCCAGCTGCTGCGCCAGCAGTCGTTCGACGTGATCCATACGCGCCAGCTGCCCATGGCTGCGATTACCGGCGGCATCGATCACCCGGCCAAGCTGCTCGAACTGATCGACTCCGAGGCGCTGCAGGCGGCCCGGCGCGTACGGCCCGGCGCGCCCAAAACCAGGCTGCGCGCAATCGCGGCGCGTATGATCGAGCAGCGCGCCGTGCGGATGTTCCAGGCCTGCACCACCGTGGCCGATGCCGATGCACAGATGATTCGCAGCCTGGCGCCCAAGATGCCGGTGCATGTCGTCCCTAACGGCGTTGATGCTGCGTACTTTAGCCCGCTGGCGCTACCCGAGCAGCCCGACACGGTAGTATTCACCGGCGCGATGTCGTTCCCGCCGAATGTTACCGCCGTACTACACTACTATCGGAACATCCTGCCGCTTATTCGTAAGGAGCTGCCGCAGGTGCGGCTGGTGATCGCCGGGCGCGACCCGGCACCCGAGATTGCGGCGCTGGCCGATGACCCATTTGTCACTGTCACCGGCTTTGTCGACGATATTCGGCCCTGGCTGGCGCAGCCCTGCCTCATGATCTGCCCCATGACCAGCGGCAGCGGCATCAAGAACAAGGTACTCGAGGCCATGGCCATGGCCCGGCCAGTGGTGTCTACCCGGCTAGGTATGGAGGCGCTCGAAGTGACCAACTGGCGCGAGCTGGTGGTGGCCGACCAGCCGGCCGAATTTGCGGACGCCGTGCTGAAGTTACTGCGCGACGCCGCTATGCGCGCCCGGATTGGCGCGGCCGGGCGCGAGCTGGTGTTGCGGCGCTATACCTGGGATGCTTGCGCGGCCAGCTACGACGCGATCTACACGCAGCTGGCGGCACGCCGGACGTTCACGGCGCCATTGCCGGTGTATATGCCCGGGCGACCCGGCGGCCGGGCGGAGTAG
- a CDS encoding phosphotransferase, with amino-acid sequence MSERSAIGTIALRAARLQRLLQRAQRPWTRYVERRALERYSALAGRLFAQLDRTGQGGLARATPQITAALITRSDVAVLLVNDLAAGPANQVLKLPLTAAACHSTTLHRQVLAELHAQPALRDFCTLVPQPLAWGVFEDQEYYLETALDGLAASDLVRQDRTPAALKREAVWAIRKLHLSTAQRRSVDALAFAKLAGDDLALLYRLGQHWPEPALLRDKLQSVEALLRRRLIGSELPFGWVHGDFWPGNLLVRPAGELSGIIDWDRALPGQLPLLDILHLFAYMRKMHRHIELGEAIVEYLLPAAFDAEERALMAESLAVYGLPADPEFLQAATWLYWLRFASANLVRYPKFQNDTFWLSRNVYTVLKRG; translated from the coding sequence GTGAGTGAGCGATCGGCTATCGGCACTATTGCCTTGCGTGCGGCCCGCCTGCAGCGCTTGCTGCAACGCGCGCAGCGGCCATGGACGCGCTATGTCGAGCGGCGCGCGCTAGAACGCTACTCGGCACTCGCTGGCCGGCTGTTCGCGCAGCTGGATCGCACGGGCCAGGGCGGGCTGGCGCGCGCCACGCCGCAGATTACCGCCGCGCTGATTACGCGCAGCGATGTGGCTGTGCTGTTGGTCAATGATCTGGCGGCTGGCCCGGCCAACCAGGTGCTGAAACTGCCGCTCACGGCTGCGGCCTGCCACAGCACGACACTGCATCGCCAGGTGCTGGCCGAGCTGCACGCGCAGCCGGCGCTACGCGATTTCTGTACGCTGGTGCCGCAGCCGCTGGCATGGGGCGTGTTTGAAGATCAGGAGTACTACCTCGAGACGGCGCTTGATGGGCTGGCTGCGAGCGATCTGGTGCGCCAGGATCGCACGCCCGCCGCACTTAAGCGCGAGGCGGTGTGGGCGATTCGGAAGCTGCATCTCAGCACAGCCCAGCGCCGCTCGGTCGATGCGCTGGCGTTTGCCAAGCTGGCCGGCGATGATCTGGCGTTGCTGTATCGGCTTGGCCAGCATTGGCCCGAGCCGGCGCTGCTGCGCGATAAACTGCAGTCGGTTGAGGCACTGCTGCGCCGCCGGTTGATCGGCAGCGAGCTACCGTTCGGCTGGGTACACGGCGATTTCTGGCCGGGCAACCTGCTGGTGCGGCCGGCCGGCGAGCTGAGCGGCATCATCGACTGGGATCGCGCGCTGCCCGGCCAGCTGCCGCTGCTCGATATCTTGCACCTGTTCGCCTATATGCGCAAGATGCACCGGCACATCGAGCTGGGCGAAGCAATCGTTGAGTACCTGCTGCCGGCAGCCTTCGACGCTGAAGAGCGCGCGCTGATGGCCGAGTCGCTTGCCGTGTATGGCCTGCCGGCCGATCCTGAGTTCTTGCAGGCCGCCACCTGGTTATACTGGCTGCGCTTTGCCTCTGCGAACCTCGTGCGTTACCCCAAATTTCAGAACGATACGTTTTGGCTGAGTAGAAATGTGTATACAGTATTGAAACGGGGCTAA